The Pseudomonas azotoformans genome has a segment encoding these proteins:
- a CDS encoding DUF1328 domain-containing protein, whose protein sequence is MLSWAITFLIIAIVAAVLGFGGIAGTATGIAKILFVVFLVMFIASFFFGRRGRG, encoded by the coding sequence ATGTTGAGTTGGGCAATCACATTTCTGATCATCGCCATTGTGGCTGCAGTCCTGGGCTTCGGTGGTATCGCGGGCACCGCCACGGGTATCGCAAAAATTCTGTTTGTGGTCTTCCTGGTGATGTTCATCGCTTCCTTCTTCTTTGGTCGTCGCGGCCGAGGCTGA
- a CDS encoding inhibitor of vertebrate lysozyme family protein, producing the protein MTTLSLKAIAAVLLLGGSGWAMAANDGQSRANELLSADPQYRETWQGVVKKEERLPEWVMNLSGTAEQMNAVEEDGDKYLVGPLCETADTCLNKRLIVAFSLDKEDAYAMLVEVPAGLPADKSPTRHADYRFIGKPDEGMQKLLMEQLKKDPNWY; encoded by the coding sequence ATGACCACTTTGTCCCTTAAAGCTATTGCTGCCGTCCTGCTCTTGGGCGGCAGCGGCTGGGCGATGGCCGCCAACGACGGCCAATCCCGGGCCAATGAATTGCTCAGCGCGGACCCGCAATACCGCGAAACCTGGCAAGGCGTGGTGAAGAAAGAAGAACGCTTGCCGGAATGGGTAATGAACCTGTCGGGTACAGCCGAACAGATGAACGCCGTGGAAGAAGATGGCGACAAGTATTTGGTCGGGCCACTCTGCGAAACCGCTGACACGTGCCTGAACAAACGCCTGATCGTTGCCTTCAGCCTCGACAAGGAAGATGCCTACGCCATGTTGGTGGAAGTCCCGGCCGGCCTGCCGGCGGACAAATCCCCAACGCGGCACGCCGATTACCGTTTTATCGGTAAGCCGGATGAAGGCATGCAGAAGTTGCTGATGGAGCAGCTGAAGAAAGATCCGAATTGGTATTAG